In the genome of Candoia aspera isolate rCanAsp1 chromosome 4, rCanAsp1.hap2, whole genome shotgun sequence, the window AGCCGGTTTCCCTGGTCACAGGAACTCGTCTTGCCCCTTACTTTCTGGGCTTTGGGCCTTTTCAGGCGGTTTGATGTCTTTTCAGCTCTCCTGGGATTCTTCAGCATGCAACCAGAGAAATGCACACATCATGATGTAGAGATGGGGATGGGGATAAATGAGTTCAAGCAAtgtactttcttttctttgtgcATGGCATGGCAGCGAATGGATCTTTTTACAGCAGGATCTATGCATCTCTGACTCGAGTCGTGATTTTAGCTTCTTTTTCTTGATGTTTTGAGGTGGGCAAGTTTGAAGGTGATCATGGATTGTTTTCTAACTGCTTTTTATGCATGGGAACCAGAAATGGTGGCAGTATGGAATTTATCAATCTCTGAACGTGTATAATTCAGAGTTTATTGCAGGAGTAAGAAACTGCTCCCTTGGCAAACTATAGGAGATCTGTAttgtttgctatttatttcattcTGAGGAATAGCAACACATTCTAACTCTTTCACATGTAAAATAGTCCTGGTCCTGATTTCATTAGGCCTGAATTGAAGATCGTGAAATTCTCTCCCATTGGCTGAAgtgttgccaagggcccaaacaTAACATAGGGGCAATAGGGGCATTAGATGTTCATATGACAAGGGAGAcgaaaatgctgatttttttcttggactGGTGATGAGAATGTCTTGTATTCCCTGGCTTTGTCTCCTGAATTCCATCCTGGTTTTGCTTTTCTGCAGAGGTGagcatctcccccccacccccatggtgaAATTATTTTGACCAATATTTAGAAACTGCTTTGTCCCCTGATGATTATTTGGAGATGAAATATCTTGCATGATCCTGGCAGGGAGGTGGAGTAGAGGGTGTATAGCACAAAGGGAAGAAACAGGAAATTCTTGGCTTCATTGTCTAAAAAGCCTTTTTATCTGTATCAGGAAAAGAATAAGTAGTCCATGGAACCCAAACAACTACTTGGTTATTTGTGGGTTGAGGTGATGAATATATGGGTGTGGGTGTAGTTTTATACCTTTAACTGAAATGACAGATCTGCAGAATGGTACATATATATATCTTCTCTGAACGTCACAGTATTTTTGACAGGCTGTCAGGATGTTTCtagaattattgttattattattattattatcatcaagAAATGTCTGTGTACAGGAGTTTTTTTATCATGACCATTATATTTGTGATTCCTTAAAAGAGGCTTTCTTCCATTTGCCTTGGAACAGCACACACACTTCAAATTATGTAATTAGAAATCCACAAAATCATTAGCTTCGATACCAGCACAACAAGCAGTCCTCAGGGAAAGGAGTGGCTCTTTCTAAACATTGGTCAATTGCAACCCAATactatatatttgttttcttcactAAGCCTTTCTGTCATGGGAATGTGTGAAGTTAGTTCTTCGACAATCTTCTCATGGTCCATAGTGCTACTCTATTTTCCTATTCTTGGGTTCAGTTACATTATTCAGCAGTATCTCTGACAACCTTGTTTACTGTAGACACTAGATAGAGGCCTTCTGCTTCCAAGATAACTGAAGGGACCAGGGGTTCAATGCTTGGGGTCACAGGTGACAGAGAGAAGGACAAACAAGCTTCTTCTTGTAACTAGAATTAGTTTCAAAGATATGAAAACAAAGTGGAGCAAGCGaaccttccttctctttctagcAGTTGTGCAGACACAAACAAGATAGGAACAATTAAAATATTGCATTGGTGGAGACCAGACTCAGATGTTCCTCCTAGACTTTTGTTTCCTTGCTGCCAGATTGTTTCCTCTCTCACCCCTTCCAGTGTGCCCAGAGGAGCCACAGCCTGAAAATCAAGAGCTTTAGGAAAGGACTCCATGATAATAACTGGTTATTAGAACAGTTACTCAAAGAATGGCTCTTTAGAGCACCTCCACCAAAAAAGCATCCCTCCTCTGGAAGGGGTGAGTGAGGGTAAAAGGATTTAGGATAGGTAAGTAAAAGAATAGGTGAAAGAATAGGTGCAGTGTCTTAGCCCAAGGAAGTTCTGCAACTGTTAGAGTGAAAGATAGATATTTATTGCCAGGGAAGGTAAGGATTAGCATCTTAGAGATCCTTTCTACAATACAAGTTACCAAAAGTCATCTTGCTGTGAGACTAAGAAAGTATTCGAAAGAAGTTAACCTAAATTGTGACTTTACAGGAACTTGTTCTCAACCTTCTAAGGATATATAATAGACATTAATTTGATTCTTTGATCACATGTTTTTGTAAAACAGCGACAGTAGGTTGTTCTATATCTTTccttcatatactgtatagagagaaaaatagaagagGCAAAAAAGAATTTCCAAATCAGGAAATGGTTTAATGAGTGCAGTGAAGCCAATAGATCCTTTGAAGATCTCCCCAGATTAttgtaattaaattttaattctgaagaacaaacataaaataaacagGAAGGATACCCACACCAGGGTGCACAACAGGCTCAGACACTGAGGAGCAAGTTGATGAAGGTTCTGTAATGCTTGTGCAAaacccttttctccttttctccaggGTGTACGGGGCAGATGCACAGTGACCTGGATGATGGCGGTAAACAAAATATATACTTGTTTTCTTTAAGTTTTTAATCTTAAGCTAAGTTCACAACGTCCTGAGAAATAAAAGTAGATATAGATGATCTCTAGATCTGGCACATCATTGTTACAAGTTCTCTGTGATTCCTCAACTCTTATTTGTCTTCCTCTTCTAGTCTCCTATCTGTACCTGGATGAAGAAGGTGAGTGTAATGTCCTATTCCTACTCAATCTCTATCTAATATTGCATAATAAGAAACCTTATTTTGGAGCTCTTGTCTATTAGTCGCTGGCTTCTAATTTAGTGAGACTTGCATTCTaaaatgatttgcttaactaccatCTCATCCATATCTGCCTCTTCTGCTATACTGGGAATGTTCTCATGTGACACTAACTACCCATAGCACATTTTCAGACCCTATGCATAATTTACATGTGGTTTAATTAGAATGAGAAATATTCAAGATGCCTCCTCTGAATTCTGCCTAAGTGTTCAAGGAAGcagaagaaaaccacatggacacaATAATTTCTTTGTATGGGATCCTGGTGTGATTCTTGGTATCATTTCTGATCATGCCTTCCATTTGCTCAGCTTAATAATTCTAGAAAAACAGATTTTGGCACAGGCTTATTGCATCTTAGAATTATGGTGTTGATAAAGTTTATGAAATCCTTTTTTTGTGAGGAGAGGCAAAAAGTGTTCCTTCTGTAATATGTGACTCCTTGCAACAAGATATGTGGTGTTGTTTGGAGGCTTAGATGGGTTTTTAAAGATATTAGATAGATTTCATAAGAAAGGATATCAGTGGCTATTTTATGTTTCTCAGTTCCAGATACAACAGGGAAGAAACCTGTTGTTTCCAAGACCAATTGATATGTTTCTCAGAAATGTAAGACGTAACAAgtaccctgctggatcagacaagTCCAGCATTCTGGGTTATATAGTATCTAGTCACATCTATTTTGATGCTCCAAACAGAAGGTTGATAGCCCTCTTCCATACTTACTTCTTAACAGCTGGTCTACAACAACCTTTGATTTCAGATGCAGGGTATAGCCATTAGACTATTAGCTACGGTACTGATATACTATGAATGTATCTTACCCTTTTTATAACAGTTTAAATTGGTAGTTATCAGCACATCTTAGCTGGCCACTGGATCTGATAGCAACCAGGTGGTATTTGGGCACTGTGAGTTGGCTGATATACAGTAAGTTGTGCCaacatataatatataaataaattctacagtgtatttctttttcttgtatccAATTTAACTATAGTGTCAATTTTGGATTGACTGTACAAGAAAGGTTCAAGGGCATTTTGAATGTCATGtgtaaaagcaaataaaacacaTTGATCTAGCTACAACATTCATTTGCTTGGCTGATTATCAGAAGCAAGAATTCTGTAAATTCAAAATGTGAGACTTCTTAAAGCAGGTTTTACTGATAAATGCATCTTAAGAAATACAATCATCTGCTGTCACCATTTATTGCTATCTTTTTGCCAATTTCTCCTTTCTTGGGACTGATCCTCTCTTCTTCCACCAGAATCTTTTGAAGAAGAAGACCAAGCCATTGCCTGTGATGAAATCTACTATGATCAGATAGCCTTGTATTGCTGGCCCAGGTTTCATGCCACCATCACAACTACAGCTGAAAGTACTCGTTGCCTCTGGAAAACGATTGGCAGGTATAGATCTTTGAAGTCTGGTTCCTGGTACCTTAGGGGAGTAGTgcgtcttctcttcctttctttctgaaagatctTTGGTTCTTTTTTCAGACAGAAAAGAACCCAGACAATCTTTTCAAAAGTCAGTGTACATTTAATGATTGCAGCACTCTATCACCAttaagtccaatcagatgttctgggaacgtttgattggggagcataaCAGTACAATTTAAGTAAAGATATAAACAAAGAAAGGGTGCTTTGATTCTTATAGATAAACATGTACTATGGCATTGGAGAAGAGCTTCCTTTATGAAAAATGAACATTCCTGCCAAATTCAGAAAGCTGATTTATGATGGTTAAATATGAATTCCTCAATAGTTGGTCTTTAGATGTTGTGAAAGTTCAGGTTGTTGGCTTGCTGGAATGTATGTACTCCTTGGAAGTATGACTCAGATCACTTACATAGGAATGGTCATATTCCAGATTGCTGACTGGATAGTTTGGTGCAGAATTTTCATATCATATTGTGCATCCAAATGAGTTTGACCGTCATCATCAAAAACAAATCAGTTCCATGAACAGGGCAAGGAGAGGTTCTTCCCATTTCATCAAGGCTCCATGCCTGTGGCCTGTCCGCTGGACTATGTTTGGATATGGGCTTAGccctctttcaaaagaaacagcacCTTGAGGCTTGCAGCCTGTCACTCAGGCAGTCCTCATACCATGCACCTACCTATATCCCTCCAACCCCGCCAGGTGAGGGGAAAGAAAACCAGGGGAATGCTCCACTTTTCTTAACTGGTTCCAAATTAAAATAGTAAGGTCAGCACCAGTCACTTGGCCTCATTACTGTGACAAAATAGGGCCCAGCATTCAGAGCAACACATTTTATGTCAGCACAATTTTCTGCTGGCTCAGACTGGAAGATAGCTGTGCCCTTCAAGGTCTGTGCCATGCCTTCACACCAGCCTACTGCAGAAACAACTGCTTCTCCCCTAGATGACTACTAAGATTCCCTGGGGAGGGTTTTCCAGGCAGATAACCACAGCCCCAACTACGACCATCCTAGCTAATCCATTGCAGTTTGCAGTTATGCACCAGGTTAAGGGTGATAGAAATTGTAGTCAAATACCATAAAAGAATGCACAAGGCTGATTTCCTGATTAGAAGGAATAATAAAGAGAGGCCTCTTCTACACATAAACAGCCAAAGCGCTCCTGCTTTGACTGAGCATCTTATTTTCGCCGTGCCTCACAACTcttccatttttctccctctgcAGCATATATGGTGAACTTGTCATTTGCACTGGACTACTGGCTGAAATTATGGATTGCCCTGTGTCCAGCCCCACCCTGGATGCCTTCTTTGGGAGAATCCACACTGAGTACTTTGCCAACTGCTCCTCGCCTACCAGGACCCTTGTCCTTCAGGCACCAGTAGGAACAGTCATCACTTTGGCTTCCTTGCTTGTCTGCTTGGTACCCCTCTCTGTTGCTCTTATGCTCTGCAAGGTTTGACCTAAACTTTAGTTAGAGGTGGAGCAGATGGTTTGAATCTGGAAAGGCAAAATAGAGAGTATCACTTTTGGGCTTCTGGCCAAATTGATGGAAAGAAATAATTGGTTTCAAGAGTAAAGGACTGTAAAATAATTAAGATGGCATTATACTAAAGCAGTGGTGGGCAAATTCTGTGgtctgtgattgattgattgactgattacatTACACATTCACCAAGTCAATGACAACTTTTAGCCCCACATAGATAGAcctcctccaggatgatctgtccccaactttcaggtcttccaacggtgcatccACTGCCCCTGTAATCAAATTCATCCATctggctgctggttgtcctcttttctttccttccacctttcccagcatcacagaTTTCTCAAGACAGCTACATCTCTGCATAATGTGCCCAAAACATGATAATTTGAATTATCTGGAAATCCTGACATGAAAGAACTTGCTTGAAAACAGAAGACTTGTTTTACTGTGGAAAATCAAGTATGTTTTTGCAAGATGCAGTCCTGCAAGACCATATAAATTTGTCAGAGGAGTATATATATGAGAGTCACTGGACAGGATCCTACCACTATTCTACTTCtttataaaaatgaaactaaaaaggCGTGGGTCTGGGTGGCTGGCAACAACCAAATTGGCTGGGACAATAGTTTAATTTCCTGCCTTCCTGTAGTAATGTCCTTTTGTAAATACACACAGCTATCTGACAGGAAGATTGTACTTCCTTGCTCATTCTCATATCCAGGAAATTCTACCCTCACCCCTCCACCCCCATGTTGGTGATTCCTCAGCCTACGTAATGGCCCTGTTCCCAAGACACACTTAACTGTATCATGGGGAGCAGGGGGCAGGGAGGTTAAGAGTGCCATATATACTCAAAAACTGAGTTAGTTGATGTAACCAATTAATCCAAATGGATTACATTTAGCTCCAAATAGATATGCTCTTGTTTGGAGCTCAAGTAACCCTCGATTAACTTGGCAGAGTTTCTCTAAGTATCCTGTTTCTGTGATCACTACTATTTTCATCCCCACATGACAAGATGTGGGTGGGTGGAGGCTGAAAAAGGGCAGAAAAGGGTGGGTGGTGTATGACTTCTTGAATCTGTCAGTGGTACCATCATAAAAAAATCACTGTTTTCTCCAGGTTGGGGGAGTTGGAAAACAAACCAGGAGGTATTCTCTAGCCTCCTTTGTCATGTCTGCAGGAATGAAATTACGATTTCCAGATGATTGATAGAGTAATTTGAGATAATGTGCTGCCAATGTACTGAAGTCAGTTGTCTGGGAGAGAGGATAGCCCAGattctttttgttcttatttcTGACATTTCTGGTTATTTCTGGCTGTGACTACTGGCCTACCTTGCAAGGAGAGTTAGACGACTGGGGAAGACAGCCCTTTCCTACCGTTACAAAGACCTTTGTCCTGCCTTTGGCAATGGAACACCCCTTGTGGATACACAAACTACTttaatttcaagggaaaaaaatcttaagatATGACTAGAGTACAACAGTGCAGACATTTCCTTTAAAGAATTTTCATCTGTTCTCAGTAACTGTTTACTTCCCCAAGTCGCTCTCTATTTCTATTTTCCAGTTTAAATGCTCTATGAATCCAAAGAAATTGCATGGGCATTCTCTTTTAGGGCTAGATGAAAATCAGACCTTGTCTTGATTTAGAAgataggctggactgggctgggagGCAAAGTACTTCTGAACTGTTGGCCAAGAAATCTGGACAGAGGCATCGGAAATTATGCTCAGTGCAAAGGAGGCTTCCTTTTTAACTTACTAGTTTTGTTTAAAAGTATATCAATTGAATATATGAGGAAGCATCACAACATGCACCAGGTAGGCTGGACCTTGAATATCTGCTCCAAATAAACCCAAAAATCTTCCCCAAGGCAAATGAACTGATGCCAATAAGCAGCCAagtaggagaaaaagaaagttgaTTTTCCCAGAAGGGTTTGAAACACAGTATAGTGTGTTGGGAATAAAGCCCATATTACTGCTACTTTCTGGGTTAATGtatgtaaaaataaaagaaataatcaaaGTGTTTATGCTTGCTAATACAGGGCCTGCATGGTTTCCACTGTCTTTCTTACTTTATGGTTGCGACCAAACACGCTTTGcagtaaaaagaaaacacaaacacCCTGAGCAAACCAAATGCTTAAGTGCTGTCAAGATGTGCTGACTACAGCTTCAGTGCTGGCTAGGGCTGCTGGGAGTTTTTCCAACCCATATGGAAGGCATTAAGCTTGTGAcgaggaataaataaatgtttggagtGTTTCTTTTCACATTGCCAGTAGCCCTTGCTTGCAAGCAAGTTTTTCTCATCAGGACAAAGCACCAGTCTGCATttcattatgctttttttttccctggacAATCAATCTTTGAAATGACTAAAGGTCTCATTGCAGCAATAACCTCCATTTTTCTTTAGTATTTAAAGAGGTCTCCACTcccacacacatttttttctagTGCTTTCCTGTCCAATGCATTCTGAGTTTTTCATCAGATGACACTCTGGTAAAGAATCTAGGTGTGATGTTAAAATCACTGCTGTTTGCCAGCTGTTACTTCTCATGTATATAGCTAGTCTTTAAATGCTACACAAGATCTCCTCTTGGATCAAACCAAAGTCCTGTTGCCCCAGTGGCCAGTCAGATGCCTATGAGAAGCCCACAAGCTGGTCATAACTGCAAAACTTCCAATCCATTTGTGTTCCCCAACAACTTGATCCCAAGGTAGCTTGCCCCTGATACTGGAAGTGGCATGTAGCCATCATGTTTAATATCTCTCGGTAGGCTTATCCTTCATAGATCTGTTGAAACTCAAAtcccattttaaatatatttcattttaaaaaccctATTCCAGAGTATAAACTGAATTATGATgtattttaatcatattttaatcatattttaatttgtattgttttagttTGTGATGACCGCCTTTCTGTTGCCTAGTTTGTATAgcatctttattttgtatttgatttgatttgattgtatatgttttaattcaAATTGCATTATAAAAACTTGTTTTATAGAGCTTCAGCTATTAGgtggtttaaaaatgaaaataaatacacttttctttgcatcttttttaaTTCACTAAGTCAACGTTTTCTCCTTTTTGCTTtattctttcctcccaccttctcTGTTTCTATGCACCCTTGCCCGATGCAAATAGCAACCACTTAAGTAGTCTTTCAGgtccagctttcatacctaaacTTTCTACTTTCCAGTACAATGAGGCAGATACTGTTCTCATAGCCATTTTTACAAACGTGTTTATTTTTGAAGTAAATACCTAATTGGTTTCATCCTCACTCCCTGAAtagttaaatattaaatttagaCTGAAGATTTCTGTCTTGTTAATTAGGGTTATAGCCATAAGATTTACAGTGTTTTCttcaaaaaaatcattttagCCAGGATGTTCAATCAGGAGCTAGAAGAGAGTGACTACGCAGATGAAAATCCCACCTTTGCTCTTGGGAACCCCTGTTTTCTTGCACCAACACCTGTaatctgaatgaagaaaaaatccTCCATAAACTCCAGAAATGAACTTTTTGAGACCTGCTATTTTCCTGCTTTAAGGGGAACTGGTtcgttctttctctttctttccttctttcttgtatttatttataccatAATTTGTCAggtctcttaattttttttcactttcacttCTTATATTGTAATATTAGCAATACATTATGTTGCCAATGTtatattgatatatttattttacatttatttataaaaataaatatatataaaatatataaacataaaaatatataaatatataaacatatagatatataaaaataaatatataaatatataaatataacaacatTGGCAACATAATGTATTGCTAATATTACAATATAAGaagtgaaagtgaaaaaaaattaagagaccTGACAAATTATGGTATCAACAAAACAGCTTCAAACACTCAACATATTACTCAATAATCATTCTTGCCCTTTCATTGGAACAAAACCAAGCAAAAcctaattcaaatgttgacagACAATGcataaacatcttcagtgcaaagagggagtaggccttgctctcagtttatacactcAGTTTATATacccctgcttgtgttggtgggggtgttgttctctccttggttggagttctttgattgggctgttgtttgctgcttggttgattgcctgagttaatagttccttgattagggtgtattgtgctgtttgatggttcatctggtgttaatcctagtgttgatttttgcatatctgggtgttgattgctggcaaaggaGCGTACTGgtcctttggcttttctattgtctcttttgaatggtatgtaaatgttgtttacctctatgtgtctgttgatggctgctttgtctgagtgccaggcttccaggaattctctggcgtttttggatttagcttggtttaggatgctcaccgtttcccagttgcaactatggttgagtctgtccatgtgttgtgagattaaggagttctcatcatgtcttctgactgctagttgccaaatacactaaaatagaaatacccaggataatggacctcatcaacctctgccttacaacctactttcagtttgatggagaaatataccaacagatcaaaggaacacccatgggatcactgatttcaggacttatagcagagatcgtaatgcagtgtctggaaaggatagcactcccacagatacaacccaaagtatggatctggtatgtagatgacacttttgtcataatacaaaagaaacaactggaagaaacccacaaaaccatcaataacaacTTTAATGGGATAAacttcacaagggaggaagaaaacaacaactcactaccattcctggacatcctcatcagtagaggaaatgatggcaagttagaaacataaGTCTACAGGAAaactacccacaccaaccaagtgctccactaccaaagtaacaatccaacctcccacaagagaagctgtgtaagaacattattcagat includes:
- the LOC134496316 gene encoding receptor activity-modifying protein 1-like, whose amino-acid sequence is SPGCTGQMHSDLDDGVSYLYLDEEESFEEEDQAIACDEIYYDQIALYCWPRFHATITTTAESTRCLWKTIGSIYGELVICTGLLAEIMDCPVSSPTLDAFFGRIHTEYFANCSSPTRTLVLQAPVGTVITLASLLVCLVPLSVALMLCKV